In a genomic window of Rhinoderma darwinii isolate aRhiDar2 chromosome 10, aRhiDar2.hap1, whole genome shotgun sequence:
- the LOC142661611 gene encoding chemerin-like receptor 1, translated as MENYSRSDLNITWNIYCNITDKDDGRDAHVISVSSAVICALVCLLGTTVNGLVLWIKVFKMEKKFRTILYIHLFFTGFLFSFIQPLDMVYFALDIHWPFGSFLCRLNGAIFYLYMFVSSLILTAFSIDYCLVILLHLRFHFYRTTSLASVEVLVIWIFSLGVSVPFFIFKNTYNCQNSTKCLYGLLHNQKIQYQSIVSTAFVFGFFLPSLIIISCFIITGLFYHRKKTSKYTTSLKLIFSLQICFALLWVPHHVFSFLSSSTTGDSHPNSFIDKGLTFTRALASLTTCIFPLMYAFVCPDFKKVFPVLSMLSKKTIETGRNPT; from the coding sequence ATGGAGAATTATTCAAGATCTGACCTCAATATTACCTGGAATATATATTGTAATATCACGGACAAAGATGATGGCCGCGATGCCCATGTGATCAGTGTTTCATCCGCTGTTATTTGTGCCCTGGTATGCCTCCTGGGGACAACAGTCAATGGCCTCGTCCTTTGGATCAAAGTCTTCAAGATGGAGAAGAAATTCCGCACAATCTTATACATCCATTTGTTCTTCACAGGTTTCCTCTTCTCGTTCATTCAACCTCTGGACATGGTCTACTTTGCCTTAGACATTCACTGGCCCTTTGGTTCCTTCCTGTGTAGATTGAACGGTGCTATTTTTTATCTCTACATGTTTGTGAGTTCTCTTATTCTCACTGCATTCAGTATAGACTATTGCTTAGTAATCCTGCTCCACCTTCGTTTCCATTTTTATAGGACCACGAGTTTGGCTTCTGTAGAAGTCCTGGTCATCTGGATCTTCTCTCTTGGGGTCAGCGTACCTTTCTTCATTTTCAAAAACACATATAATTGTCAGAACTCAACCAAATGTCTTTATGGTCTTCTCCACAATCAGAAGATCCAGTATCAGTCCATAGTGTCCACCGCATTTGTCTTTGGCTTCTTCTTACCTTCCTTGATCATCATTTCATGTTTCATTATCACAGGATTATTTTATCACAGGAAGAAAACTTCAAAATATACCACGAGCTTAAAGCTGATTTTCTCACTCCAGATATGTTTCGCCCTCCTTTGGGTTCCTCACCACGTCTTCTCTTTTCTGTCTTCTTCCACCACCGGAGACAGCCATCCAAATTCATTTATCGACAAGGGTTTAACTTTCACCAGGGCATTGGCTTCTTTGACCACTTGTATTTTTCCTTTGATGTATGCTTTTGTTTGTCCagattttaaaaaagtttttcctGTACTGTCTATGCTGTccaaaaaaacaatagaaacTGGAAGGAACCCAACCTAA
- the LOC142661612 gene encoding C3a anaphylatoxin chemotactic receptor-like: MDPFPEDYEIQYNFSFSDETWKAEMESYRKMLQYFDISRIVLFTITAVVGIVGNGLVIWIAGFKMKSVSAVWFLNLAVADFISCLFLLLYVAEWSSPNFQVQSILLCMIRFFMLSLNMLTSVYFLMVISLDRCVSTMWPFWSRVHRRNKPARIISGIIWVFCLVGGFMYEAYHFEYLLEFECVVKRYLLEFDRLQPRQKHIPRMIVMFALPFTIILVSYSLVAFKLRARNRWHKSNRPFKVIIALVVCFFICWFPFHISSLTPDIDKTEENLWKNVLKEEICLCLAYFNSCLNPIIYVLLGPEVKAKTLRSKMESAMTGQYDLNDGDEICHTTDRTRERGSSAL, from the coding sequence ATGGATCCTTTCCCTGAAGATTATGAAATCCAATACAATTTTAGCTTCAGTGACGAGACTTGGAAGGCTGAAATGGAATCGTATCGGAAGATGCTACAATACTTCGATATATCACGTATCGTTTTGTTTACCATCACTGCCGTTGTGGGAATCGTCGGCAACGGTTTAGTCATCTGGATTGCCGGATTTAAGATGAAAAGCGTCAGTGCCGTGTGGTTCCTGAACCTGGCCGTGGCCGATTTCATATCTTGTCTATTCCTTCTGTTATATGTTGCGGAATGGTCTTCTCCAAATTTTCAGGTGCAGAGTATTTTGTTATGCATGATACGTTTTTTCATGCTGTCTTTGAACATGCTGACTAGTGTCTATTTCCTAATGGTCATCAGTCTTGACCGATGTGTGTCCACCATGTGGCCCTTTTGGTccagggtacacagaagaaatAAACCAGCCCGTATTATATCAGGAATAATTTGGGTGTTCTGCCTCGTGGGTGGCTTCATGTATGAGGCTTATCATTTCGAGTATCTTCTTGAGTTTGAGTGCGTTGTAAAGCGTTATCTCTTAGAATTTGATAGGTTACAACCTAGACAAAAGCATATCCCCAGAATGATTGTCATGTTTGCTTTGCCTTTTACCATTATTTTAGTTTCCTATAGTCTTGTGGCCTTCAAGCTAAGAGCGAGAAATAGATGGCACAAGTCCAACCGGCCATTCAAAGTGATCATTGCTCTGGTCGTTTGCTTCTTCATCTGTTGGTTTCCCTTTCACATTTCTTCCCTAACACCAGACATCGATAAGACTGAAGAAAATCTATGGAAGAACGTTCTCAAGGAAGAGATATGTCTATGCCTTGCCTATTTTAACAGTTGTCTTAATCCTATCATCTACGTCTTACTCGGCCCGGAAGTCAAAGCAAAGACCTTACGATCCAAAATGGAAAGTGCTATGACTGGACAGTATGATCTAAATGATGGTGATGAAATATGCCACACGACTGACAGAACTAGAGAACGAGGTTCCTCAGCATTATAA
- the LOC142662666 gene encoding chemerin-like receptor 1: MTMTHNLTEYSFNDTYFYYDGEYINIDETSYFYIYSLVQILSITCYSITILLGLPGNGLVIWISGFKMKTVSAVWFLNLAIIDFISCLFLILRVTQRILEFPSIYYFYVCNISLTALFTNMVTSVNFLILISLDRCISVLWPLWAKIHRTKKLAWILSGFMWLLNIVIFFLQISLDFEFLSASECFLRYYLPYTIRYKVTENVVLIVRNICIFAIPFLIISVSYGLILSKIRTLKSRRSPRPFMIIATILICFFVCWFPYHAWTLVSLNHHNWKIDLIISEISTILAFFNCAINPILYFFLSKGFKKNFVKSIPNKVEMILSDPGDYNDRNDENNIKARTNALDTSV, encoded by the coding sequence ATGACGATGACCCATAACTTGACTGAGTACTCTTTTAATGACACATATTTCTACTATGATGGTGAATATATTAACATTGATGAGACATCATACTTCTACATCTATTCTCTTGTACAGATCCTCTCCATTACTTGCTACAGTATCACCATCCTGTTGGGATTACCCGGGAATGGTCTAGTCATCTGGATTTCGGGATTTAAGATGAAGACCGTCAGTGCTGTGTGGTTCCTCAACTTGGCCATCATTGACTTCATATCTTGCCTCTTTCTTATTCTCCGTGTCACACAAAGGATTTTAGAGTTTCCTTCAATCTATTACTTCTACGTGTGTAATATCAGTCTGACGGCCCTGTTTACGAACATGGTAACAAGTGTCAATTTCTTAATCCTCATAAGTCTTGATCGTTGCATATCAGTCCTGTGGCCTTTATGGGCCAAAATACACAGAACCAAAAAGTTGGCCTGGATTCTCTCAGGATTCATGTGGCTATTGAATATTGTTATCTTTTTTCTTCAAATATCTTTAGATTTTGAATTTTTAAGTGCTTCAGAATGCTTTTTGAGGTATTATTTACCATACACCATCCGTTACAAAGTAACAGAAAATGTAGTGCTCATTGTGCGGAACATCTGCATATTCGCTATACCGTTTCTCATCATTTCTGTTTCATACGGACTGATTCTTTCGAAAATAAGGACCCTTAAAAGCCGTCGATCACCCAGACCTTTCATGATCATAGCTACAATTTTGATATGTTTCTTTGTTTGTTGGTTTCCATACCACGCTTGGACACTGGTATCCCTTAATCATCACAATTGGAAAATTGACCTAATCATAAGTGAGATTTCCACCATTTTGGCATTTTTTAACTGTGCCATCAATCCTATACTTTATTTCTTCCTGAgcaaaggttttaaaaaaaactttgtgaaaTCCATACCTAACAAGGTAGAAATGATTCTGAGCGATCCTGGTGACTACAATGATCGAAATGATGAAAATAACATAAAAGCCAGAACTAATGCATTGGATACCAGTgtgtaa